In Methanobacterium sp. Maddingley MBC34, the sequence TCCTGGGGCACAGAAATAGTACTTTTTACCCTTGTATTCACTTATAAACTTTGCCTTGTTTTCATCTACATCCATTTTGCAGATTGGATCCACAGCCATCTTATCACCTCATTTACTTTTCCACGATTTGTAAATATGGGAGGTTATGGTTCTTATTTTTTTAGACTCTATAATCATTTTTTTATCTTCTTTTCATCCCTTCTAATTAGTTTCTTAAGTTTGATTTCCTTCAACTAACTCTAACTTCTTTGATGGGGGCAGGTATCCTTTTAAAAGCAGTGAAAGAGTTACAACAGTCACTGAACTCAGAGCCATGGCTAACCCTGCATATTCTGGTCGGAAAGTAATCCCGAAAGTGGGGTAGAGTAATCCTGCAGCCACAGGTATTAAAATCACATTGTAAGCGAATGCCCAGAAGAGGTTGAGTTTGATGCGCCCCATCACCTTCTCAGATAACTGCAATCCTGCCACGGCATCCAGTAAATTGTCTTTGATGAGTACTATCTCCCCACTTTCAATGGCCACATCAGTACCGCTACCAATGGCTATCCCTACATCGGCTTGAGCCAGGGCAGGAGCGTCATTTATTCCATCACCCACAAAGGCTACCACTTCTCCTTGATCCTGAAGTCTTTTTACTTCAGTGGATTTATCCTCTGGCAGAACCCCTGCTGTGACGTGTTCTATGCCTATGCTCGTGGCAATGGCATCTGCAGTTTTTTGATTGTCCCCAGTGATCATGGCTACCTCCAGACCCATCCTCTTAAGTTCACTTATGGCCTGAGGGGTGTTTTCCTTCAAGGTGTCAGCCACTCCCACAATACCGGAGAAAACATTATTTAAGGCAACCAGAACCGTTGTTTTACCTTCTGCTTCCAGTTTTGAAATCATTTCTTCGCTTGTATCAGATATTTCAACATTATTTTCCATAAGCAGTTTCCGGTTTCCTATGAGTACAGATCTCCTGTTAACAGTTGCTGATACTCCTTTTCCCCCATAGGTGTTGAATTCATCACTATCATACAATTCGATATCATTGTCCCTGGCTTTGGTAACCAACGCTTCTGCCAGGGGATGTTGTGAATTTTTCTCCACACTGGCTGCAATCTGCAGTAAGGCTTTATCATCTGTGCTGGTCCCTATGATATTGGTAACTTCTGGTTTGCCCTTGGTCAGGGTCCCTGTTTTGTCAAAGAGAATGGTGGTTAATTTTTCGGATATTTCCAGAGCTTCACCATT encodes:
- a CDS encoding hypothetical protein (PFAM: YHS domain), giving the protein MAVDPICKMDVDENKAKFISEYKGKKYYFCAPGCKKEFEENPEKYAEK